In Primulina huaijiensis isolate GDHJ02 chromosome 16, ASM1229523v2, whole genome shotgun sequence, a single genomic region encodes these proteins:
- the LOC140961249 gene encoding uncharacterized protein codes for MGCSGSKAQDLPLVVRCRKRRELIRAASNYRYALAAAHVSYFRSLIDVGEALRKFVDEDLITTSISSSVSSPSLILPPTSKKKKSNNADKLQFNDCEDEDEDESHLYLSDSSSSSDVREVGDSEYFKHQHHNHYALDSDDEAHQHNTYHAQEHRAKDDYSLHYPRGGFDGYNQTFGDDFVNDPYVYPYTYSYPPHSFGEPFMDRWNKPGVRPPMQPWYLSSKSNVYYMNKAAPEMKTVVREPPPEPSYGYTDSHWNSAADDGGTYGYFTWGSTARMENNDGLKVRPQKEEAPPPPSPKASGWDFFNPFDVSDNGYPSYYWNGGFGYESNHNSPDSSELREREGIPDLEEDTENEVSKEFLKGNRMKTKERKNKGGFTSSVALPALKNRDSSSAPLGKSQGSSRSVPIDKSQGSSRSVSLGEKEVISRLVPLSKSEGISISVPSGKTEGSTSRSVASWGSEKSSMPSNSEEGAKPSMPSPPLYIEESLTSLMPTPNKKGTSSWVNLSPSNSTSFTDGRSSSETIVSKRMDEGSVRKKRVSFEVEEMSNQDADSSKLSSVSVLSPHGTRDLHEVVTEIRDDFEIASSYGKEVANMLEVGKLPHHPGLLKVILSRVLCHSTHSSMSPSAQSVKLASRSIKLAKSYFEDVGKDEKANACDLSSTLDKLYMWERKLYKEVKDEERLRVLYEKQCKRLKILDEGGAESKKLEAAQASISKLLTRLEVSVKAIDAISNRIHKLRDEELQTQVAALVHGLIRMWKAMLRCHQKQFQSIMDSKMRKLKANTGLKNDSSSRATTELERELRLWCERFVDWIAFQKSYIESLNRWLLQCVQYEPEETPDGPVPYSPGQLGAPPIFIVCNDWHQAMESISEARVTNAMNTLLTSLRQLEEKQDQEGRQRLKAEYLLKDMEKHLRSQRMTISEKTGLPLVPSDKFADQKVDLDSMRRRLAEEIIKHKDAKKLVHDAASSSLQGGLVPIFKALENFTSDALKLHEHVRLKHGPE; via the exons ATGGGGTGTAGTGGGTCTAAGGCGCAGGATTTGCCGCTTGTAGTTCGCTGCCGTAAGCGGCGGGAACTTATACGCGCCGCCTCGAACTACCGCTATGCACTCGCCGCTGCCCATGTTTCTTACTTCCGTTCACTCATAGATGTCGGGGAAGCCCTCCGTAAGTTTGTGGATGAAGATCTCATTACCACTTCTATTTCCTCCTCTGTTTCATCTCCATCTTTGATTTTGCCACCAActtcaaagaagaagaaaagcaaCAATGCTGATAAATTGCAGTTCAATGATTGCGAGGATGAGGATGAGGATGAGTCTCATCTATATCTATCGgattcttcctcttcttctgatGTAAGAGAAGTTGGGGATTCCGAGTATTTTAAGCATCAGCATCATAATCATTATGCACTTGATTCTGATGATGAAGCCCATCAGCATAATACCTATCACGCGCAGGAGCACAGGGCGAAGGATGATTACTCATTACATTATCCGCGCGGTGGATTTGATGGGTATAATCAGACCTTTGGGGATGATTTCGTTAATGATCCCTACGTGTACCCATATACTTATTCATACCCGCCGCATTCTTTTGGGGAGCCTTTTATGGATCGGTGGAATAAACCGGGAGTGCGGCCGCCGATGCAACCATGGTATTTATCGAGTAAATCGAATGTGTATTACATGAACAAGGCAGCTCCTGAGATGAAAACGGTAGTTCGAGAGCCTCCACCGGAACCGAGTTATGGTTACACGGACTCTCACTGGAATTCTGCAGCAGATGATGGTGGTACTTATGGTTATTTTACTTGGGGTTCAACGGCAAGGATGGAGAATAATGATGGTTTGAAAGTGCGTCCGCAAAAAGAGGAGGCGCCTCCTCCGCCGTCACCTAAAGCATCGGGTTGGGATTTTTTCAACCCCTTTGATGTGTCTGATAATGGATACCCGAGCTATTATTGGAATGGAGGATTCGGGTACGAGTCAAATCATAACAGCCCAGATTCGAGCGAGCTGAGGGAGAGGGAGGGGATTCCCGATTTGGAGGAAGACACTGAGAATGAGGTCTCTAAAGAGTTTCTCAAGGGAAATAGAATGAAAaccaaagaaagaaagaataaaGGTGGCTTTACTAGTTCTGTAGCACTGCCAGCCTTAAAAAATCGAGATTCAAGCTCTGCGCCATTAGGCAAAAGCCAGGGCAGTTCAAGATCAGTGCCAATAGATAAAAGCCAGGGCAGTTCAAGATCAGTGTCACTGGGTGAAAAGGAGGTTATTTCAAGATTGGTGCCATTAAGTAAAAGTGAAGGTATTTCGATATCGGTGCCATCTGGAAAAACCGAGGGTAGTACTTCAAGATCAGTGGCTTCATGGGGTAGTGAGAAATCGTCAATGCCATCAAATAGTGAGGAAGGTGCTAAGCCCTCGATGCCATCGCCACCGCTTTATATTGAAGAAAGCTTAACATCACTCATGCCAACACCAAACAAGAAGGGGACTTCTTCATGGGTAAACCTATCCCCGAGTAATTCCACCAGTTTCACAGATGGGCGAAGCAGCTCTGAAACTATTGTGTCGAAGAGAATGGATGAGGGTTCTGTGAGGAAGAAAAGGGTGTCTTTTGAGGTGGAAGAGATGTCAAACCAAGATGCTGATTCTTCCAAATTGAGTAGTGTAAGTGTATTGTCACCTCACGGCACTCGTGATTTGCACGAAGTTGTTACCGAAATCAGAGATGATTTTGAGATTGCTTCTAGTTATGGAAAAGAGGTAGCCAATATGCTTGAGGTTGGGAAGTTGCCTCATCATCCTGGCCTTCTTAAAG TAATTCTCTCCCGGGTATTATGTCATTCTACCCATTCTAGTATGTCGCCATCAGCACAATCTGTAAAATTAGCTTCTAGATCGATTAAGTTGGCAAAATCTTACTTTGAAGATGTTGGCAAGGATGAAAAAGCGAATGCTTGTGACCTTTCGTCCACACTAGACAAGCTGTATATGTGGGAGAGAAAGTTATACAAGGAAGTAAAG GATGAAGAAAGACTCCGAGTGTTGTACGAGAAGCAATGCAAGAGACTCAAAATCCTAGACGAAGGAGGTGCTGAGTCTAAAAAGCTTGAGGCTGCTCAAGCGTCTATCAGTAAATTATTGACTAGACTCGAAGTTAGTGTTAAAGCCATTGATGCCATTTCAAACAGGATACACAAGTTGCGTGACGAGGAACTGCAAACTCAGGTTGCTGCTTTAGTTCACGG GCTGATCAGAATGTGGAAGGCAATGCTCAGGTGCCATCAGAAGCAGTTTCAATCAATCATGGATAGTAAAATGAGAAAGCTTAAAGCTAACACTGGTCTCAAAAATGATTCCagctcaagggctaccaccgaACTTGAAAGGGAGCTTCGGTTATGGTGTGAACGTTTTGTCGACTGGATTGCCTTTCAAAAATCCTACATTGAATCCTTGAATCGGTGGCTTCTTCAGTGTGTTCAATACGAACCGGAAGAAACTCCTGATGGACCCGTTCCCTATTCCCCTGGTCAGCTTGGAGCTCCTCCCATTTTCATAGTGTGCAACGATTGGCACCAAGCAATGGAATCCATCTCCGAGGCAAGGGTGACAAATGCCATGAATACCCTTCTAACAAGCCTAAGACAACTCGAAGAAAAACAAGATCAGGAGGGGCGACAAAGGCTTAAAGCGGAATATCTCTTGAAAGATATGGAGAAACATCTCAGATCACAACGCATGACAATTTCAGAGAAAACTGGGCTGCCTCTAGTTCCATCAGATAAATTCGCTGATCAGAAAGTGGACTTGGATTCAATGAGACGTAGATTGGCCGAAGAGATAATAAAGCACAAGGACGCAAAGAAACTAGTTCATGATGCAGCATCTAGTAGTTTACAAGGAGGCCTTGTTCCCATTTTCAAGGCATTGGAGAACTTCACTTCGGATGCTTTGAAATTACACGAACATGTCAGGTTAAAGCATGGCCCTGAATAA
- the LOC140961250 gene encoding two-component response regulator ARR17-like, whose product MGDLNSEREIYRNNIGDRRKSQHDDFHVLAVDDSRLDRKLLERLLTVSSYQVTFVDSGDKALEYLGLIDNINEENQYQTSSKPSLHDKVSKINLIMTDYSMPGISGYDLLKRVKDSSWRDIPVVVMSSENLPSRINMCLEGGAEEFLLKPVKLSDLRKLHSHLLKSHRLNQDKDNIKYKENTALLETRPPPVHELMHVL is encoded by the exons ATGGGAGATTTAAATTCAGAGCGTGAAATATACAGAAATAATATTGGAGATCGTCGAAAATCGCAACACGATGATTTTCACGTATTGGCTGTTGATGACAGTCGTCTTGACAGAAAGCTCCTGGAGAGGCTCCTCACTGTTTCTTCATACCAAG TTACTTTTGTGGATTCTGGAGATAAGGCTTTGGAGTACTTGGGATTGATTGATAATATTAATGAAGAGAATCAGTATCAAACATCATCGAAGCCATCTCTGCACGACAAG GTATCAAAAATTAACTTGATCATGACAGATTACAGCATGCCAGGCATCAGCGGTTATGATTTGTTGAAAAGAGTCAAG GATTCATCTTGGAGAGACATTCCAGTTGTAGTTATGTCATCTGAAAATTTACCATCAAGAATCAACAT GTGCTTGGAAGGAGGTGCTGAAGAATTCCTGTTGAAACCTGTAAAATTATCCGATTTAAGGAAACTTCACTCGCATCTTCTCAAATCTCATCGCCTAAACCAAGACAAAGATAACATCAAGTACAAAGAGAACACCGCACTATTGGAGACAAGGCCTCCCCCTGTCCATGAATTAATGCATGTTTTATGA